A stretch of Vespula vulgaris chromosome 15, iyVesVulg1.1, whole genome shotgun sequence DNA encodes these proteins:
- the LOC127069377 gene encoding potassium/sodium hyperpolarization-activated cyclic nucleotide-gated channel 1-like, producing the protein MSEAMEGEAHVCELLRTLENWRNITYFSECKRLCSQWFNIDKRTPRCMRYIDNMSAVNIEKRRYGRLKNFWIIHPFSYFKFLWETLMMVVYAIAFFTIPFMISFIVMDYEVLRLDKVNLFIYIMCWLDIIVTCMTGYYDKKNMRVELNLLKIFKKYLKGYLLVDIISSLPYDHITLFWRKLPGNSSFYEITLINLLPLLKLTRYPTLNDYIFHFYQYFAIEYFYYQLTTTLALGFYLIIWFSCLCYLLPVLMLHFYNIPSTECQDCWMVGLENEGLAFRFQHAFFIVLENLLASGYGVFPPKTDVHIVLNIVLMIFGRFIECYIIIMFLQVKRNSKAAKSKYQEIINQIGAYARQKQLPFQIKNRLLEYYNYRFKENFFRERNIQSILSERLRDEIAMQSCRRLVENVTLFKNVPQDILKSIIKNLKFELYLRNDVIIRAGSIGDCMFFLSIGTVSVLTPTGKEICHLHDGAHFGEIALLASDQKRVATVIAIDISEVYRLDRKDFRKSVAVHSELLSSIERIATERIERTAIIEEHHKRFIMRSSFAHDEARRRSKTS; encoded by the exons ATGTCCGAGGCCATGGAAGGGGAAGCGCACGTTTGCGAATTGCTAAGGACATTGGAGAATTGGAGAAATATTACCTATTTTTCGGAGTGCAAGAGATTATGTTCCCAATGGTTCAATATCGATAAACGCACACCAAGATGTATGCGATACATTGACAATATGTCGGcagtaaatattgaaaaaagaagatacggTCGTCTTAAGAATTTTTGGATCATACATCCTTTTAGTTATTTCAA ATTTCTATGGGAAACTTTAATGATGGTCGTTTATGCAATAGCTTTTTTTACAATACCGTTTATGATATCGTTCATCGTTATGGACTATGAGGTGCTACGTTTGGACAaagtgaatttatttatttatataatgtgcTGGTTGGACATAATTGTTACTTGCATGACCGGTTattacgataagaaaaatatgcgCGTAGAATTGAAcctattgaaaatattcaa aaaatatttaaagggATATCTTCTGGTGGATATAATTTCTTCCTTGCCGTACGATCACATCACTTTGTTCTGGCGAAAACTTCCGGGGAATAGTTCTTTTTACGAGATCACGTTGATAAATCTTTTGCCCCTGTTAAAACTGACACGTTACCCAACCCtaaacgattatatttttcacttttatcaatattttgcGATAGAATACTTTTATTACCAATTGACTACTACACTCGCGTTAGGATTTTACTTGATTATTTGGTTCTCCTGTTTGTGTTACCTCTTGCCCGTATTGATGTTGCATTTTTACAACATTCCATCAACG GAGTGCCAAGACTGTTGGATGGTAGGGCTAGAAAATGAAGGTTTGGCCTTTAGATTCCAGCACGCTTTCTTTATAGTATTGGAAAATCTTTTAGCGAGCGGTTACGGTGTCTTCCCTCCGAAAACCGACGTTCACATCGTATTAAATATCGTACTGATGATATTCGGCAGATTCATCGAGTGTTACATCATAA TTATGTTTCTACAGGTAAAGAGAAACAGCAAAGCAGCGAAAAGTAAGTatcaagaaataattaatcagaTAGGGGCATACGCGAGACAAAAACAATTGccatttcaaataaaaaatcggCTCTTGGAGTACTACAATTATCGCTTTaaggaaaatttctttcgcgaAAGAAACATCCAAAGCATTCTTTCAG AACGATTACGAGATGAAATCGCTATGCAATCTTGTCGGCGGTTGGTCGAGAATGTGACGCTCTTTAAAAATGTACCTCAGGACATTCTAAAGTCTATCATCaagaatttgaaatttgaatTGTACTTGCGAAATGACGTTATTATAAGGGCTGGCTCCATAGGGGATTGTATGTTTTTTCTATCCATTGGAACTGTCAGCGTTTTGACGCCAACTGGAAAAGAG ATATGCCATCTGCATGATGGCGCTCATTTTGGAGAAATAGCACTTTTAGCGTCTGATCAAAAACGAGTCGCGACTGTGATCGCTATAGATATTTCCGAAGTTTATCGTCTCGATAGGAAGGATTTTCGAAAATCCGTTGCCGTACATTCTGAGTTATTGTCCTCGATCGAACGTATAGCCActgaaagaatagaaaggacTGCCATAATAGAGGAACACCATAAAAGATTCATAATGCGTTCGAGCTTTGCGCACGACGAGGCAAGAAGAAGATCGAAGACGTCATGA